A region of Saccharococcus thermophilus DNA encodes the following proteins:
- the proB gene encoding glutamate 5-kinase: MKKQRVVVKIGSSSLTDAKGILCHEKLFDHVEAIAYIKQLGHEVILITSGAVAAGFGPLGYPSRPTTTAGKQAAAAVGQGLLMQGYISAFKQFGITTGQILLTREDFYSRERFHNLFSTITTLLEYGVLPIINENDSVSVEELTFGDNDMLSALVSGFLHADALIILTDINGLYDDNPKTNPKAKKYAFLSNITDEMIEAAGGSGSAVGTGGMKSKLLAAQKALSFGVSVFVGTGTGKEKLCDILEGKGDGTYIGAPFHGHMQMRKQWIAYHAPVAGKIEIDEGAETALLQRGKSLLPAGVTAVFGTFSAMDVVEVINHKGVVIGRGQVYYSSGDLEQVKGLSSNEARKYSINHRPEVIHRNNWVSLRKESIVK; encoded by the coding sequence GTGAAAAAGCAGCGAGTCGTCGTGAAAATCGGAAGCAGCTCATTAACGGACGCGAAAGGTATTCTTTGCCATGAAAAACTTTTCGATCATGTCGAAGCGATCGCCTATATCAAACAATTAGGCCACGAGGTCATTTTGATCACATCGGGTGCGGTCGCTGCTGGATTTGGACCGCTCGGCTATCCGTCCCGGCCGACAACCACCGCGGGAAAACAAGCAGCGGCGGCGGTCGGGCAAGGGCTGCTCATGCAAGGCTATATTTCCGCGTTCAAACAGTTCGGCATTACGACAGGACAAATTTTATTAACAAGAGAAGACTTTTACAGCCGTGAACGGTTTCATAATTTATTTTCCACGATCACTACATTATTGGAATACGGGGTTTTGCCAATTATTAACGAAAACGATTCGGTGTCCGTCGAGGAATTGACGTTTGGCGACAACGATATGCTTTCCGCGCTTGTCAGCGGCTTTTTGCACGCGGACGCGCTCATTATCTTAACCGATATTAACGGATTGTACGATGATAATCCGAAAACAAATCCGAAGGCGAAAAAATATGCGTTTCTTTCGAATATTACCGATGAAATGATTGAAGCGGCGGGCGGCAGCGGCTCTGCGGTCGGGACGGGCGGCATGAAATCAAAGCTTCTCGCCGCACAAAAAGCGTTATCGTTTGGGGTAAGCGTGTTTGTCGGAACGGGCACGGGAAAAGAAAAACTTTGCGACATTTTGGAAGGAAAAGGAGACGGGACGTATATCGGCGCGCCGTTTCACGGACATATGCAAATGCGCAAGCAATGGATTGCTTATCACGCACCTGTGGCTGGAAAAATCGAAATTGACGAAGGCGCGGAAACTGCCCTATTACAGCGTGGAAAAAGCTTGCTTCCCGCCGGAGTGACCGCCGTTTTTGGAACGTTTTCCGCCATGGATGTCGTCGAGGTCATCAACCATAAAGGCGTGGTCATCGGCCGCGGCCAAGTGTATTACTCCTCTGGCGATTTAGAACAAGTCAAAGGCCTTTCTAGCAATGAGGCAAGAAAATATTCGATTAACCATCGTCCTGAAGTGATCCACCGTAACAATTGGGTATCATTGCGAAAGGAGAGTATCGTAAAATGA
- a CDS encoding SIMPL domain-containing protein, translating into MQEWYMPMQRNQPTAQTITVTGQGTVTAKPDTVIITLGVRTEHTNVQEALAENAKRANDMIRALKTIEVNEEDIDTASFSIYPKYNYSNGTATLTGYEVEHIFDITVKDTKKVGNIYDTAIASGANIARQIQFRLANEQPYYQQALMLAVKNAKEKAITIARTLGLPMHDMPLQIKEESVAPPFPRAPYSATTLAESSTATPIQTQDIIIKATVQAVFSY; encoded by the coding sequence ATGCAAGAATGGTATATGCCGATGCAGCGCAATCAACCAACGGCGCAAACGATCACCGTGACAGGACAGGGAACGGTCACGGCAAAGCCCGATACGGTTATCATCACCCTTGGAGTGCGAACCGAACACACCAACGTCCAAGAAGCGCTTGCGGAAAACGCAAAACGCGCCAATGACATGATCCGCGCGCTAAAAACGATTGAGGTGAACGAAGAGGACATCGACACTGCCTCGTTTTCCATTTATCCAAAATATAACTACTCAAACGGAACAGCCACCTTGACTGGTTACGAGGTCGAGCATATTTTCGACATTACCGTCAAAGATACAAAAAAAGTCGGCAACATTTACGACACCGCCATCGCCAGCGGCGCAAACATCGCCCGTCAGATCCAATTCCGCCTCGCCAACGAACAGCCTTATTACCAGCAGGCGCTGATGCTGGCGGTGAAAAACGCCAAAGAAAAAGCGATCACCATCGCCCGCACCCTCGGCCTTCCGATGCACGACATGCCCCTTCAAATCAAAGAAGAAAGCGTCGCTCCCCCCTTCCCGCGAGCACCTTATTCGGCGACCACACTGGCGGAATCGTCAACCGCAACGCCGATTCAGACGCAAGATATCATCATCAAAGCTACCGTCCAGGCGGTCTTTTCCTACTAA
- a CDS encoding YozQ family protein, with the protein MEKNEQSQIAGKQYAPSDEEASSFFASAFASALAETHEQVSDVYAEGTVEAVIDNAGGKDIPLSRERKQ; encoded by the coding sequence ATGGAAAAGAACGAACAGTCGCAAATTGCGGGAAAACAATACGCGCCATCCGATGAAGAAGCGTCGTCTTTTTTTGCTTCCGCGTTTGCTTCCGCGCTGGCAGAAACGCATGAGCAGGTGAGCGATGTGTATGCGGAAGGGACAGTGGAAGCGGTCATCGATAACGCGGGGGGAAAAGACATCCCTCTTTCCCGAGAGCGAAAACAGTAA
- a CDS encoding 5-bromo-4-chloroindolyl phosphate hydrolysis family protein translates to MKHLLKTLWRWFVSWNIGVVVAVVVFFLADFHILPSFLSGMGAMFVTSAIMKRRNHRITAQGILKEEKTYIRSQLDEARKQWKQMRRARYRIRSLVMWQKISRLCALVDKMIRAVQQHPHQFRIAQSFFLNELPMAVTMIDKYVYLVNQPVRSQEMKEALWKTERLLDELVTTAEKRLLEILSNDVFALQVETKMLEQSLEQQKLSETMQWRKENDYETVR, encoded by the coding sequence ATGAAACACTTGTTGAAGACGTTGTGGCGTTGGTTTGTTTCATGGAATATAGGGGTAGTAGTGGCGGTTGTCGTGTTTTTTCTCGCTGATTTTCATATCTTGCCTTCCTTTTTATCGGGAATGGGGGCGATGTTTGTCACGTCGGCCATCATGAAAAGACGAAATCACCGCATCACGGCGCAAGGGATTTTGAAAGAGGAAAAAACGTATATCCGTTCCCAGCTTGATGAGGCTCGGAAGCAGTGGAAACAAATGCGGCGCGCCCGTTACCGCATCCGTTCGTTGGTGATGTGGCAAAAAATTTCGCGTCTGTGCGCGTTGGTTGACAAAATGATTCGTGCAGTTCAGCAGCATCCGCATCAATTCCGCATCGCCCAGTCGTTTTTCTTAAACGAATTGCCAATGGCGGTAACCATGATCGACAAATACGTTTATTTAGTGAACCAGCCGGTGCGCAGTCAGGAGATGAAAGAGGCGCTTTGGAAAACGGAGCGGCTTCTCGATGAGCTGGTGACAACCGCAGAAAAACGGTTATTGGAGATACTTTCTAATGATGTGTTCGCTTTGCAGGTCGAGACGAAAATGCTTGAACAGTCGCTCGAGCAGCAAAAGCTTTCGGAAACGATGCAATGGAGAAAGGAGAACGACTATGAAACCGTCCGATAA
- a CDS encoding TcaA second domain-containing protein yields the protein MKPHVSLEKTIQGANQQKRETKKSAAGDAAALARYEQRKQARLFMRERRKKYYRIFGYAALAIAAMWLVGALLWKGYNALKNAASREIAVMHLEDALKDKDVAALQTYLRVSDETIPINEKTLAPLFSYLDAHPKAYKTLERDFDRQRNMKHVYIKGLTSKPPIFTIKVFGDRYVFEPTLYSMNIHLNEPDDEIMINGEKVKGEPTKDPFVKKVGPYLPGAYTVTVVEADGEKRKKETKQVRLFGGARVYEVDLAKE from the coding sequence GTGAAACCGCATGTGTCTTTAGAGAAAACGATACAGGGGGCCAATCAGCAAAAAAGAGAAACAAAGAAGAGTGCCGCGGGCGACGCGGCGGCGTTGGCGCGCTATGAGCAGCGAAAGCAGGCGCGTCTTTTTATGCGGGAGCGGCGGAAAAAGTATTACCGCATTTTTGGGTATGCGGCTTTGGCCATCGCAGCAATGTGGCTGGTAGGCGCGCTTTTATGGAAAGGATACAACGCGTTGAAAAACGCCGCCAGCAGGGAAATCGCCGTGATGCACCTTGAGGATGCGCTCAAAGACAAAGATGTTGCCGCGCTGCAAACATACCTTCGTGTCTCGGATGAGACCATACCGATCAATGAAAAAACGCTTGCGCCGTTGTTTTCATACTTAGACGCGCATCCAAAAGCATACAAAACACTCGAACGCGATTTTGACAGACAGCGCAACATGAAGCATGTATATATAAAAGGATTAACGTCGAAACCGCCCATTTTCACCATCAAAGTGTTCGGGGATCGCTATGTGTTTGAACCAACCTTATACTCGATGAACATTCATTTGAACGAGCCGGATGATGAAATTATGATTAACGGCGAGAAAGTGAAAGGGGAACCGACGAAAGATCCGTTTGTGAAAAAAGTCGGCCCGTATTTGCCTGGGGCGTATACGGTTACGGTCGTAGAGGCAGATGGAGAAAAACGAAAAAAAGAAACGAAACAAGTGCGTTTATTCGGCGGTGCGCGTGTGTATGAAGTGGATTTAGCGAAAGAATAA
- the megL gene encoding methionine gamma-lyase produces MNNMNKRMETIIIHHGYDAKQHLGSLSAPIFQTSTFTFDTAEQGEARFAGKEDGYIYSRLANPTVRVLEEKMACLEGGEAALAFSSGMAAVSAVLLALTKANDHIICSQGVYGCTFGLLQLLKKKYHVSHDFCAMETEEEIRRLIRPETVCIYVETPINPTMKLIDLQMVVKVAKEYGIAVVVDNTFCSPYLQRPLEFGCDVVVHSATKYIGGHGDVIAGIAVGKKQFMEEIAKTTQKDIGGILSPFDAWLLLRGLKTLPVRMDRHCDNAEKIAERLKMHPRVERVYYPADRDNRDYPIYQKQMKRGGGLISFEIKGTKQDAQRFLNHLQLIQIAVSLGDTETLIQHPATMTHSVVPEEERIRMGISDRLIRLSVGLEAWEDIWDDLEEALSSLG; encoded by the coding sequence ATGAACAATATGAATAAACGAATGGAAACGATCATCATTCATCACGGATATGACGCGAAACAGCATCTTGGCAGTTTGTCGGCGCCGATTTTTCAAACATCGACGTTTACGTTTGACACGGCGGAACAAGGAGAAGCGCGGTTTGCGGGAAAGGAAGACGGCTATATTTATTCGCGCCTGGCCAATCCGACGGTGCGGGTGCTGGAAGAAAAAATGGCGTGTTTGGAAGGCGGGGAAGCGGCCCTTGCCTTCAGTTCCGGGATGGCGGCCGTGTCCGCGGTATTGCTTGCGTTAACGAAAGCAAACGACCATATTATATGTTCACAAGGAGTATACGGCTGTACGTTTGGCTTGCTGCAGCTGTTGAAAAAGAAATATCATGTTTCCCACGATTTTTGCGCGATGGAAACGGAAGAGGAGATCCGTCGCCTTATCCGCCCGGAAACCGTTTGCATTTATGTGGAAACGCCAATTAATCCAACGATGAAACTCATCGATTTGCAAATGGTGGTGAAAGTGGCAAAAGAGTACGGTATTGCGGTGGTGGTGGACAATACGTTTTGTTCGCCGTATTTGCAGCGGCCGCTTGAATTTGGCTGTGATGTCGTCGTGCACAGCGCGACAAAATATATAGGCGGCCATGGCGATGTTATTGCCGGCATCGCGGTCGGGAAAAAACAATTCATGGAGGAAATCGCAAAAACGACGCAAAAAGATATCGGCGGAATCCTTTCCCCGTTTGACGCTTGGCTGTTGTTGAGGGGATTAAAGACGCTTCCGGTGCGGATGGACCGGCATTGCGATAATGCGGAGAAAATTGCGGAACGGTTAAAAATGCATCCGCGCGTTGAGCGTGTTTACTACCCTGCCGATCGAGACAACCGTGATTACCCGATCTACCAAAAACAAATGAAACGCGGCGGCGGCTTAATTTCGTTTGAAATTAAAGGCACAAAACAAGACGCCCAACGCTTTCTCAATCATCTTCAACTCATTCAAATCGCTGTCAGCCTTGGTGATACGGAAACGTTAATTCAACATCCAGCAACGATGACTCATTCTGTTGTGCCGGAAGAGGAAAGAATAAGGATGGGGATCAGCGACCGTTTAATTCGTTTATCCGTCGGCCTCGAGGCGTGGGAAGATATTTGGGACGATTTAGAAGAGGCGCTTTCTTCATTAGGATGA
- a CDS encoding VanZ family protein, with protein MFDFKVPLIGFVVIWVLFRGIVYIRKRTFSVKHEIIHGLFAFSLAFIYSVTIFPFPFYIYPHLQEEMYAGINLIPLASIRQSLHHFYWLVPLRNIGGNIALFIPFGFFASCYSSILRPKTIVIVGFLLSLCIEIVQLFFIPFRAFDVDDILLNTFGTAIGVLLFRLLDRLMVKTSRAKQSNYSS; from the coding sequence ATGTTTGATTTTAAGGTGCCATTGATTGGGTTCGTGGTTATTTGGGTATTATTTCGCGGTATTGTGTACATACGGAAGCGAACCTTTTCTGTCAAACACGAAATCATCCATGGATTATTCGCTTTTTCCCTTGCATTTATATATAGTGTGACGATTTTCCCATTTCCGTTTTATATATACCCGCACTTACAAGAGGAAATGTATGCCGGCATCAATCTCATTCCACTTGCGAGCATCCGGCAGTCGCTTCACCATTTTTACTGGCTCGTTCCCTTGCGAAACATTGGCGGCAATATCGCGTTGTTTATACCATTTGGGTTTTTTGCTTCTTGTTATTCTTCTATCCTTCGTCCGAAAACAATCGTTATCGTCGGATTTCTTCTTTCCTTATGCATCGAAATCGTCCAATTGTTTTTCATTCCGTTTCGGGCTTTTGATGTCGATGACATTCTTTTAAACACGTTCGGAACAGCAATCGGAGTATTATTGTTCCGTCTATTAGACCGGCTGATGGTTAAGACATCTCGCGCTAAGCAAAGCAATTACTCTAGCTAA
- a CDS encoding YndM family protein, with translation MRHLIALALKYVLFTTVFFAIVPLFLRISSAELLWFSLWMTFVAYALGDLYLLPRFGNLSATIADFGLAFVGVWIGIGAFYDVSGPAVLNAAFFSALLVAFGEVLFHAYVHRFILSGQEEERVPLQGREWQMETAEEFDVRRETDDDGEIRES, from the coding sequence ATGAGGCATTTAATCGCGCTTGCATTAAAGTACGTGCTGTTTACTACGGTCTTTTTTGCGATCGTCCCGTTATTTTTACGCATCTCCTCGGCAGAACTGTTATGGTTCAGCCTTTGGATGACGTTCGTTGCTTATGCGCTCGGTGATTTGTACCTTCTCCCGCGCTTTGGGAATCTGTCAGCGACGATTGCAGATTTTGGCCTCGCCTTTGTCGGCGTATGGATTGGCATCGGCGCTTTTTACGACGTCAGCGGTCCCGCGGTTTTAAACGCCGCGTTCTTTTCCGCTCTGCTTGTCGCGTTTGGTGAAGTGTTGTTCCATGCTTATGTCCATCGCTTCATCCTAAGCGGCCAAGAAGAAGAAAGAGTACCGTTGCAAGGGCGTGAATGGCAAATGGAAACGGCGGAAGAATTCGACGTCCGCCGCGAAACAGACGATGATGGCGAGATACGTGAAAGCTGA
- a CDS encoding toxic anion resistance protein, with product MKPSDKTQGNDLQYPEWTSSLDSLLENPFSLPSEQNETAVEQPKPKLLDTLKPEHREKAMQLAKQIDPRNQQAIIQYGVAAQAELSKFSHAILHHVQAKDAGPVGEVISELMTKIKEVNPDDLLPAKKGLLSRLFGSVSKSLQGMMAKYQKIGVEIDKIADQLEKHRQMLFRDIMMLETLYEKNKEYFDALNIYIAAAEYKLEELRTKVIPEKRAEAERSGNQMELQEVNDLLQFADRLEKRIHDLKLSRQVTIQTAPQIRMIQHMNQTLVERIQSSILTAIPLWKNQVVIALTLFRQQKAVEAQKQVTETTNNLLLRNSEMLKTNSIEVAKENERGLIDIETLKKTQENLVTTLEETLKIQEEGRRKRQQVERELVTMEEQLKQTLLSLKRNDR from the coding sequence ATGAAACCGTCCGATAAGACGCAAGGCAACGATCTGCAATATCCAGAGTGGACAAGCTCGCTCGATTCGTTGTTGGAAAATCCGTTTTCCTTGCCGAGCGAGCAAAACGAAACGGCTGTGGAGCAACCAAAGCCGAAGCTTCTTGATACGTTGAAGCCAGAACATCGCGAAAAAGCAATGCAGCTGGCGAAACAAATCGATCCGCGCAACCAACAGGCAATCATCCAATACGGGGTGGCAGCGCAGGCGGAGCTGTCCAAGTTTTCTCATGCGATTCTCCATCATGTGCAGGCGAAAGACGCGGGCCCTGTCGGCGAGGTGATCAGCGAGTTAATGACGAAAATTAAAGAAGTAAATCCGGATGATTTGCTTCCGGCGAAAAAAGGATTGCTTTCGCGGCTGTTTGGGTCTGTGTCGAAATCGCTGCAAGGGATGATGGCGAAATATCAAAAAATTGGCGTCGAAATTGATAAAATCGCCGATCAGCTGGAAAAACACCGGCAGATGCTGTTTCGCGATATTATGATGCTAGAGACGCTGTACGAGAAAAATAAAGAATACTTTGATGCGCTGAATATTTATATCGCCGCGGCGGAGTATAAATTAGAAGAGTTGCGGACAAAAGTCATTCCGGAAAAACGAGCCGAAGCGGAACGGTCGGGCAACCAAATGGAATTGCAAGAAGTAAATGATTTGTTGCAGTTTGCCGACCGTCTCGAAAAGCGGATTCACGATTTAAAATTAAGCCGGCAAGTAACGATTCAAACGGCTCCACAAATCCGCATGATCCAGCACATGAACCAGACGCTCGTCGAGCGCATCCAATCATCGATTTTAACGGCGATTCCATTATGGAAAAACCAAGTCGTGATTGCCTTGACGCTGTTCCGCCAGCAAAAAGCGGTCGAGGCGCAAAAGCAAGTGACGGAAACGACGAATAACTTGCTCTTAAGGAATTCGGAAATGCTGAAAACAAACAGCATTGAAGTGGCGAAGGAAAACGAACGCGGGCTCATTGACATTGAAACGTTGAAAAAAACGCAGGAAAACTTGGTGACGACCTTAGAGGAAACGTTGAAAATTCAGGAGGAAGGCCGCCGCAAACGGCAGCAGGTCGAACGGGAGCTGGTGACGATGGAAGAACAGCTGAAACAGACGTTATTGTCATTAAAACGCAACGATCGATGA
- a CDS encoding thiolase family protein yields the protein MMREVVIVDAVRTPIGKYKGALKDVRPDDLGATVIRALVERNPNLPVHEIEEVVLGNANQAGEDNRNVARMSALLAGLPIEVAGTTVNRLCGSGLDAVNYAARAIMTGEADIVIAGGTESMTRAPFVMAKPNADFPRGNMEMFDTTIGWRFINPKMEEMYGTDSMPQTAENVAKRFGISRGAQDEFAYESQMKAKKAIESNRFADELVPVVSVDRKGNKVVVDKDEHPRPDTTLEKLAKLPPLFENGTVTAGNASGINDGASALLLMSSEKAKELGMKPLAKYVTSAVAGVEPAVMGIGPIYATRKALARAKLTISDIDLVELNEAFASQSLECIKQLELDRSKVNVNGGAIALGHPLGASGARILTTLIYEMKKRGVKYGLATMCVGVGQGIATIVENPEA from the coding sequence ATGATGAGAGAAGTCGTTATTGTCGATGCGGTGCGGACACCGATCGGGAAATATAAAGGGGCATTAAAAGACGTCCGCCCCGACGATCTAGGGGCAACCGTTATCCGTGCGCTTGTGGAGCGCAATCCGAATCTTCCAGTCCATGAAATTGAAGAAGTCGTTCTCGGTAACGCCAATCAAGCTGGGGAAGACAACCGAAATGTCGCGCGGATGTCCGCCTTGTTAGCCGGATTGCCAATCGAAGTGGCAGGAACGACCGTCAATCGTCTTTGCGGTTCAGGACTTGATGCCGTCAACTACGCTGCTCGCGCGATTATGACAGGAGAAGCAGACATTGTGATCGCAGGAGGAACAGAAAGCATGACGCGCGCACCGTTTGTCATGGCAAAACCAAACGCGGACTTTCCACGCGGCAATATGGAAATGTTCGACACGACCATCGGCTGGCGTTTTATTAATCCAAAGATGGAGGAAATGTACGGAACCGACAGCATGCCGCAAACAGCGGAAAATGTCGCAAAACGGTTTGGAATCTCTCGCGGAGCGCAAGACGAATTTGCCTATGAAAGTCAAATGAAAGCGAAAAAAGCGATTGAATCGAATCGTTTCGCAGACGAATTAGTTCCTGTTGTATCTGTTGACCGGAAAGGGAACAAAGTCGTCGTAGATAAAGATGAACATCCTCGTCCGGATACGACGTTAGAAAAGCTGGCAAAACTGCCTCCGCTATTTGAAAATGGCACCGTCACAGCAGGGAACGCTTCAGGAATCAATGACGGAGCGTCCGCGTTGTTATTAATGAGTTCGGAAAAAGCAAAAGAACTTGGGATGAAACCGCTTGCGAAATATGTAACGTCAGCGGTTGCGGGGGTAGAACCTGCGGTGATGGGAATTGGTCCGATTTACGCGACGAGGAAAGCGCTTGCGCGTGCGAAATTAACAATCAGTGATATCGATTTAGTAGAATTAAATGAAGCATTTGCCTCACAGTCGTTGGAATGCATTAAACAGCTGGAACTCGACCGCTCCAAAGTAAACGTCAACGGTGGAGCGATCGCTCTTGGACATCCGCTTGGGGCAAGCGGCGCCCGCATTTTAACGACGTTGATTTACGAAATGAAAAAACGCGGGGTAAAATACGGTCTTGCGACAATGTGTGTCGGTGTTGGCCAAGGAATTGCGACGATTGTTGAGAATCCAGAAGCTTAA
- the ilvD gene encoding dihydroxy-acid dehydratase — protein sequence MRELRSNMIKKGFDRAPHRSLLRAAGVKEEDFDKPFIAVVNSYIDIIPGHVHLQEFGKIVKEAIREAGGVPFEMNTIGVDDGIAMGHIGMRYSLPSREIIADSIETVISAHWFDGMVCIPNCDKITPGMMMAAMRLNIPTIFVSGGPMKAGVTSDGRKISLSSVFEGVGAYQAGKIDEKGLQELEKYGCPTCGSCSGMFTANSMNCLAEALGLALPGNGTILAVDPARKELVRQSAKQLMYLIEHDIKPRDIVTEKAIDNAFALDMALGGSTNTVLHTLAIANEAGIDYSLERINEIAARVPHLAKLAPASDVHIEDLHEAGGVSAVLHELAKKEGTLHLDTLTVTGKTLGENIAGCEVKDYNVIRPIDHPYSETGGLAVLFGNLAPDGAIIKTGGVQEGITRHEGPAIVFDSQEEALEGIASGKVKPGHVVVIRYEGPKGGPGMPEMLAPTSQIVGMGLGTKVALVTDGRFSGASRGLSVGHVSPEAAEGGPIAFIEDGDIIEIDITNRTINVKLSDEEWEKRKANWKGFEPKVKTGYLARYSKLVTSASTGGIMKI from the coding sequence TTGAGAGAACTTCGCAGCAATATGATCAAAAAAGGGTTTGACCGGGCGCCGCACCGCAGCTTGCTGCGCGCGGCAGGCGTAAAGGAAGAAGATTTTGACAAGCCGTTTATCGCCGTGGTGAATTCGTATATTGATATTATTCCGGGGCACGTTCATTTGCAAGAGTTCGGAAAAATTGTCAAAGAAGCGATTCGCGAAGCGGGCGGGGTCCCGTTTGAAATGAATACGATCGGCGTCGATGACGGAATTGCGATGGGGCATATCGGCATGCGCTATTCGCTGCCAAGCCGCGAAATTATCGCGGATTCGATCGAAACGGTGATTTCTGCGCATTGGTTTGACGGAATGGTCTGCATCCCAAACTGTGATAAAATTACGCCGGGAATGATGATGGCGGCGATGCGGCTAAACATCCCGACGATTTTTGTCAGCGGCGGACCGATGAAGGCTGGCGTAACGAGCGACGGACGAAAAATTTCGCTTTCTTCCGTATTTGAGGGGGTCGGCGCCTATCAAGCAGGGAAAATTGATGAAAAAGGATTGCAGGAATTAGAAAAATACGGCTGTCCGACGTGCGGCTCCTGTTCGGGAATGTTTACGGCAAACTCGATGAACTGTCTGGCGGAAGCGTTAGGTCTCGCGCTGCCAGGAAACGGTACGATTTTAGCGGTCGACCCGGCCCGGAAAGAATTAGTTCGCCAATCGGCGAAACAATTAATGTATTTGATCGAGCATGACATTAAACCGCGCGATATTGTCACGGAAAAAGCGATCGACAACGCGTTTGCGCTTGATATGGCGCTTGGCGGCTCGACGAACACCGTATTACATACGCTGGCGATTGCAAACGAAGCAGGGATCGATTATTCGCTCGAGCGAATCAACGAAATCGCTGCGCGCGTTCCGCATCTTGCCAAATTGGCTCCTGCTTCCGATGTGCATATTGAAGACTTGCATGAAGCGGGCGGCGTATCGGCCGTATTGCATGAATTAGCGAAAAAAGAAGGAACGCTCCATCTTGATACGTTGACCGTAACCGGGAAAACGCTTGGGGAAAACATCGCCGGCTGTGAAGTCAAAGACTATAACGTTATCCGCCCAATTGATCATCCGTATTCCGAAACTGGAGGACTTGCCGTATTGTTCGGAAATCTCGCCCCGGATGGCGCGATCATTAAAACAGGCGGCGTACAAGAGGGCATTACGCGCCACGAAGGACCAGCGATCGTATTTGATTCGCAAGAAGAGGCGCTCGAAGGAATCGCGAGCGGAAAAGTCAAACCGGGCCACGTCGTTGTCATCCGCTATGAAGGGCCAAAAGGCGGACCGGGAATGCCGGAAATGCTCGCGCCAACTTCGCAAATCGTTGGCATGGGGCTCGGCACGAAAGTCGCGCTTGTGACGGACGGACGTTTCTCAGGGGCATCGCGCGGTTTATCGGTTGGACACGTTTCTCCGGAAGCGGCGGAAGGCGGTCCGATTGCTTTTATTGAAGACGGAGACATCATTGAAATCGATATTACGAACCGAACGATTAACGTGAAGCTTTCTGACGAAGAATGGGAAAAACGGAAAGCGAACTGGAAAGGGTTTGAACCGAAAGTAAAAACCGGTTATCTCGCACGCTATTCGAAGCTCGTTACTTCGGCGAGCACGGGTGGGATTATGAAAATTTAA